The Candidatus Acidiferrales bacterium genome window below encodes:
- a CDS encoding PadR family transcriptional regulator — translation MGNRQPRDLFPGALEMMILRTLKRQPLHGYALVQRIKRDSDDLLQIEEGSLYPALQRLLKEGCVEAAWGVSSTNRRVRIYKLTRTGAKYLERQVSSFEQMLEGIARVLSPVKS, via the coding sequence ATGGGCAATCGCCAACCCCGGGACCTTTTCCCCGGCGCTCTTGAAATGATGATCCTGCGCACGCTGAAGCGCCAACCGCTGCACGGCTATGCTCTCGTGCAGCGCATCAAGCGCGATTCCGATGACCTGCTGCAAATCGAGGAAGGCTCGCTCTATCCCGCGTTGCAACGGCTTCTCAAGGAGGGTTGCGTCGAGGCTGCGTGGGGGGTTTCCTCCACCAATCGCCGCGTGCGCATTTATAAGCTAACTCGTACTGGCGCGAAGTATCTCGAACGCCAGGTTTCGAGCTTCGAACAGATGCTCGAAGGCATTGCGCGTGTTCTCTCGCCGGTGAAATCATGA
- a CDS encoding ABC transporter permease produces the protein MNALRRMFSRRRLYSDLSAEIAGHLQEKIDELVASGISREEATRMARREFGNVTLLEERGREVWQWPSMESFFADVRFGLRMLRKSPGFTVVAVLTLALGIGANTALFSVVNGVLLNPLPYPNSDRLVTVDASKPQFKRGSISYPNFLDWHRLNQCFSYFSVSRGTGFMLTGAGAPEELDAVAVTSDFFAMLGVKPILGRSFTPEEDQIGMGHVVAISADLWRRKFSASRDIIGKEISLDGKGYTVVGIFPGHFDLPMYYFGQTDAYIPLGEFANPVLSNRVAGLGIHGIARLKPGVTIEQARADMQRVTNYLAQVYPEADKDMGTALTPLKETIVGKVRGFLLLLLGAVGFVLLIACVNVANLLLARGNTRSREIAVRSALGAGTSRLIRQMLTESVLLAAVGGALGLAFAAAGTRATLAALPSTLPRANEVGMDAHVLWFTIVISLCAGVFFGLLPAIRTARHSTYEALKEGGRSVSPSRRHAQGALVVVQMALALVLLAGAGLLIRSLSQLWKIDPGFDPNHIITFNLALPPQMNRASPAAIRAALHNFDAAIAAVPGVEGESLSWGAFPMYSEDDQNFWLADQPRPASEGQMYNMLDYIVGPDYLEVMHIPLLAGRFFTASDNENSKAVVVIDEVLAKKYFPNGDAVGKIIDQGDATHTFPFEIVGVVGHVKQWGLDTDSQNSLRAQLYFPFMQLGDNVISVVPSNSNVIVRATGDLLGLTDAIRAASNRLSKDEVLTNFETMHEIIESSLAPRRFAMMLLGAFAAVALALAGIGLYGVIAYAVGQRTHEIGIRIALGAHPRDVFRLVVGQGLRLAIAGVFIGAAAALILIRVLSSFSQLLYGIGGSDPVTLIAVAAVLLAVAFLACYIPARRAMRVDPMVALRYE, from the coding sequence ATGAACGCCCTTCGCCGAATGTTTTCGCGTCGGCGGCTCTACTCCGATCTCTCGGCGGAGATAGCCGGACACCTGCAGGAAAAAATCGATGAGCTCGTTGCCTCCGGTATTTCGCGTGAAGAAGCCACGCGCATGGCGCGCCGCGAATTCGGAAACGTCACGCTGCTCGAAGAGCGCGGCCGGGAAGTCTGGCAGTGGCCCTCGATGGAAAGTTTCTTTGCCGACGTTCGCTTCGGGCTGCGCATGCTGCGCAAATCTCCGGGCTTCACCGTGGTCGCCGTTCTCACCCTGGCTCTCGGCATAGGCGCGAATACGGCGCTCTTTTCCGTGGTCAATGGCGTTCTGCTGAATCCTTTGCCTTACCCAAATTCCGATCGTCTGGTCACCGTTGACGCCAGCAAACCTCAGTTCAAACGCGGCTCGATTTCCTATCCCAATTTTCTCGACTGGCATCGCTTGAATCAGTGTTTCTCCTACTTCTCTGTCTCGCGAGGCACGGGTTTCATGCTTACTGGCGCTGGCGCTCCGGAAGAACTCGATGCCGTCGCGGTTACTTCCGATTTTTTCGCTATGCTGGGCGTCAAGCCTATTCTCGGCCGTTCCTTCACGCCTGAGGAAGATCAGATTGGCATGGGACACGTCGTGGCCATCAGTGCGGACTTGTGGCGACGAAAATTCAGCGCATCGCGCGACATTATTGGCAAGGAAATTTCTCTCGACGGCAAGGGTTATACCGTCGTCGGCATTTTCCCGGGCCATTTTGACTTGCCGATGTACTACTTTGGCCAAACCGACGCGTACATTCCTCTCGGCGAATTTGCCAACCCGGTGCTCTCGAATCGCGTCGCGGGCCTCGGCATCCACGGCATCGCGCGGCTCAAGCCCGGCGTCACGATCGAACAGGCGCGCGCCGACATGCAACGCGTCACGAACTATCTCGCACAAGTTTATCCGGAAGCCGACAAGGATATGGGCACCGCTCTGACTCCCCTGAAAGAGACGATCGTGGGAAAAGTGCGTGGCTTTCTTCTTCTGCTGCTGGGAGCCGTCGGATTCGTCCTGCTGATTGCCTGCGTGAACGTGGCGAACCTGCTGCTAGCTCGCGGTAACACACGCAGCCGAGAAATCGCCGTGCGCTCCGCGCTGGGCGCCGGCACTTCGCGGCTTATTCGTCAAATGCTGACGGAAAGCGTTCTCCTGGCCGCTGTAGGCGGCGCGCTCGGACTCGCGTTTGCCGCTGCAGGCACGCGCGCCACTCTCGCGGCTCTTCCCTCCACTCTTCCGCGCGCCAATGAAGTGGGCATGGACGCGCATGTGCTGTGGTTTACGATTGTCATCTCGCTGTGTGCGGGAGTTTTTTTTGGATTGCTTCCGGCCATACGCACCGCGCGCCACAGCACCTATGAAGCGCTCAAAGAAGGCGGCCGCTCCGTGAGCCCGTCGCGACGCCACGCGCAGGGCGCGCTGGTCGTTGTGCAAATGGCGCTTGCGCTCGTGCTGCTAGCGGGAGCGGGTTTGCTGATTCGCAGCCTCTCGCAACTATGGAAGATCGATCCCGGCTTCGATCCTAATCACATCATCACATTCAATCTTGCGCTTCCTCCGCAAATGAACCGCGCTTCGCCCGCGGCCATTCGCGCCGCACTTCACAATTTCGACGCGGCCATCGCCGCCGTTCCGGGCGTCGAAGGCGAATCTCTCAGCTGGGGGGCATTCCCCATGTACAGCGAGGACGATCAAAATTTCTGGCTTGCCGACCAGCCGCGTCCCGCGAGCGAAGGCCAGATGTACAACATGCTCGATTACATCGTTGGCCCGGATTACCTCGAAGTCATGCACATTCCGCTGCTGGCTGGCCGTTTTTTCACCGCCAGCGACAATGAAAACTCGAAAGCCGTCGTGGTTATCGACGAAGTCCTTGCCAAAAAATATTTTCCGAACGGAGACGCTGTAGGAAAAATCATCGATCAGGGAGATGCGACCCACACCTTTCCTTTCGAGATCGTGGGGGTAGTCGGCCACGTGAAGCAATGGGGACTGGACACCGATTCGCAAAACTCGCTGCGCGCGCAACTGTATTTTCCTTTCATGCAGCTAGGCGACAATGTGATTTCAGTGGTCCCGTCGAATTCCAACGTGATTGTGCGCGCCACGGGAGACCTCCTGGGCCTTACGGATGCGATTCGCGCGGCCAGTAATCGGCTCAGCAAAGACGAAGTTCTCACTAATTTTGAAACCATGCACGAAATCATCGAATCGTCGCTTGCTCCGCGCCGTTTTGCGATGATGCTCCTGGGAGCGTTTGCGGCGGTTGCGCTGGCTCTCGCCGGAATCGGACTTTACGGCGTCATCGCCTATGCGGTCGGCCAGCGCACGCATGAAATCGGCATTCGCATCGCACTTGGCGCGCATCCGCGAGACGTTTTTCGGCTCGTGGTTGGCCAGGGCCTGCGGCTCGCCATCGCTGGCGTTTTTATCGGCGCTGCGGCTGCGCTGATTCTCATTCGCGTGCTGTCGAGCTTCTCGCAGCTTCTTTACGGCATCGGAGGCAGCGATCCTGTGACGCTCATCGCCGTGGCCGCAGTCCTGCTCGCGGTCGCGTTTCTTGCGTGCTATATCCCGGCGCGGCGGGCGATGCGCGTTGATCCAATGGTCGCCCTGCGCTACGAATGA
- the tsf gene encoding translation elongation factor Ts, whose translation MATPDSTPNVPAQLVKELRERTGVGFAACRTALIEAKGDIEQAIDILRKKGQAAAQKKAQRTTSEGLVGSYIHAGGKIGVLIEVNCESDFVARTEDFQRLCHDIAMHVAALDPRFLKREEVTEEILQHEREIFREQARATGKPENILDKIVSGKMEKFYEENCLYEQHFIRDETLTVKELIDQAVAKLGENIAIRRFARFKVGESEAKPAAPETGAEGALVAS comes from the coding sequence ATGGCGACTCCAGATAGCACGCCGAATGTCCCCGCTCAATTGGTAAAGGAGCTACGCGAGCGCACAGGTGTTGGCTTTGCTGCGTGCCGAACGGCGTTGATTGAGGCAAAGGGCGACATTGAGCAGGCGATCGACATTCTGCGCAAAAAGGGGCAGGCCGCAGCGCAAAAGAAGGCCCAGCGGACGACCTCCGAAGGTCTGGTGGGGAGCTACATCCACGCAGGCGGAAAAATTGGTGTGCTTATCGAAGTGAACTGCGAGAGCGACTTCGTGGCGCGTACGGAGGATTTTCAGCGCCTGTGCCACGATATCGCGATGCACGTCGCTGCGCTCGATCCCCGCTTTCTGAAGCGCGAGGAAGTGACCGAAGAGATTCTCCAGCACGAACGCGAGATATTCCGCGAGCAAGCGCGCGCCACCGGAAAGCCAGAGAACATTCTGGACAAAATCGTCAGCGGGAAAATGGAGAAGTTCTATGAGGAAAATTGCCTCTACGAACAGCACTTCATCCGCGATGAGACGCTGACCGTCAAGGAACTGATCGACCAGGCGGTCGCCAAATTGGGTGAGAACATCGCTATCCGGCGGTTCGCACGCTTCAAGGTCGGCGAGTCCGAGGCTAAGCCAGCCGCACCAGAAACTGGCGCGGAAGGCGCGCTAGTCGCGTCGTAG
- the rpsB gene encoding 30S ribosomal protein S2 → MVEITMKELLEAGVHFGHQTRRWNPKMKEYIFGERNGIHIIDLQKTLKMFRDAARQVSDHAAQGKAILFLGTKRQAQEAIAEEAKRCGMFFVNQRWLGGTLTNWVTLQKSIKRLKLLKAMVEDGRMATLPKKEAARLDRELKHLNQNFEGVENMATLPDLMFVIDPNAEVNAVKEARRMGVPVVAIVDTNCDPDLVDWVIPGNDDALRAIRLFTSKIADAVLAGRQQFEQTQIEEQKASEGAEGAGEAVEYVDTSAYEQYEKQEGDFVDQEPVMELPAEEAPAVDSGSEENQR, encoded by the coding sequence TTGGTTGAAATAACGATGAAGGAATTGCTGGAGGCCGGAGTTCACTTTGGCCACCAGACCCGCCGATGGAACCCGAAAATGAAAGAGTACATTTTCGGCGAACGCAATGGAATCCACATCATCGATTTGCAAAAGACCTTGAAGATGTTTCGCGACGCGGCGCGGCAAGTCAGCGACCACGCGGCGCAAGGCAAAGCGATTCTCTTTCTGGGGACGAAACGCCAGGCGCAGGAAGCCATCGCCGAAGAAGCGAAGCGCTGCGGAATGTTTTTCGTCAACCAGCGCTGGCTGGGCGGCACACTGACGAATTGGGTGACGCTGCAGAAATCCATCAAGCGCCTGAAACTGCTGAAGGCCATGGTCGAAGACGGACGCATGGCGACCCTGCCGAAGAAGGAAGCAGCGCGGCTCGATCGCGAACTGAAGCATCTGAATCAGAATTTCGAAGGCGTCGAAAACATGGCGACGCTGCCCGATTTGATGTTCGTGATCGACCCGAACGCGGAAGTGAACGCCGTGAAAGAAGCGCGCCGAATGGGCGTGCCGGTGGTCGCAATCGTGGACACGAACTGCGATCCTGATTTGGTCGACTGGGTGATCCCCGGAAACGACGATGCGCTGCGCGCGATCCGGCTGTTTACATCGAAGATTGCCGACGCAGTGCTTGCGGGACGCCAGCAATTCGAGCAAACGCAAATCGAGGAACAGAAAGCATCGGAAGGCGCGGAGGGCGCTGGGGAAGCCGTCGAGTACGTGGATACAAGCGCCTATGAGCAATACGAAAAGCAAGAAGGCGATTTCGTCGATCAAGAGCCGGTGATGGAGCTTCCGGCCGAAGAAGCGCCGGCGGTGGATAGCGGAAGTGAGGAAAATCAGCGATAG
- the rpsI gene encoding 30S ribosomal protein S9 — MGTSPNAVEGTSKQQFFGTGRRREAVARVYIKMGSGRFTVNGRPVEEYFRNVAWLTTAVEPLKFTETQQQLEVKATTKGGGVGGQAGAVRMGLSRALARFNPELRPGLRKNGFLTRDSRMKERKKYGQKGARRRFQFSKR, encoded by the coding sequence TTGGGGACATCGCCTAACGCAGTGGAAGGAACTTCGAAGCAGCAGTTTTTTGGCACCGGCCGGCGCCGCGAAGCTGTCGCACGCGTATACATCAAGATGGGTTCGGGGAGATTTACTGTCAACGGCCGGCCCGTGGAAGAATATTTTCGCAACGTGGCGTGGCTGACGACGGCTGTCGAACCGCTGAAATTCACCGAAACGCAGCAACAGCTCGAAGTGAAGGCAACAACCAAGGGCGGCGGAGTCGGCGGACAAGCCGGCGCGGTGCGCATGGGGCTCTCGCGCGCACTGGCGCGATTCAATCCTGAATTGCGCCCGGGGCTGAGGAAGAATGGATTTTTGACGCGCGACTCGCGCATGAAGGAACGCAAGAAGTACGGACAGAAGGGTGCCCGTCGCCGGTTCCAGTTCAGCAAGCGTTAA
- the rplM gene encoding 50S ribosomal protein L13 produces the protein MRTYIPRGREAEELSVGKNWIVVDATNQALGRLASRVARVLIGKDKPSFTPHLPCGDHVIVINAEKVRLTGNKIDQKVYRTHSGYPGGLKEVAVKRLLPERADWVIREAVLGMLPKNKLRARRAKMLRVYKGDKELARHAGQKPAALAEAK, from the coding sequence ATGCGCACGTATATTCCGAGGGGCCGGGAAGCGGAGGAGCTTTCCGTTGGCAAGAACTGGATCGTGGTCGATGCAACGAACCAGGCGCTGGGACGCTTGGCGTCGCGCGTGGCGCGCGTGTTGATTGGCAAGGATAAGCCGTCGTTTACGCCGCATCTGCCGTGCGGCGATCACGTCATCGTGATCAATGCCGAGAAGGTTCGGCTCACGGGGAACAAGATCGATCAGAAGGTTTATCGCACGCACAGCGGCTATCCGGGCGGACTGAAGGAAGTCGCAGTGAAGCGCTTGCTGCCCGAGCGCGCCGACTGGGTGATTCGCGAAGCGGTGTTGGGCATGCTGCCGAAAAATAAGCTGCGGGCGCGGCGCGCGAAGATGCTGCGCGTTTATAAGGGCGATAAGGAATTGGCGCGGCACGCGGGGCAGAAGCCCGCGGCGCTGGCAGAAGCAAAGTAA
- a CDS encoding cytochrome c: MKRVAFILVCVALAACMAACGPDLSKESDAQLNLNPQEAAGRQIYEQRCAACHYAYSSRSLHGPGLARLYEKKYLPSGLPANDRFVEQTIINGRRMMPAEGLDFTPQQLSDLIAYLHTL; this comes from the coding sequence TTGAAACGAGTCGCATTCATTCTCGTATGTGTGGCGCTTGCGGCGTGCATGGCCGCGTGCGGGCCGGATCTCTCCAAAGAGTCCGATGCGCAACTGAATTTGAATCCGCAGGAAGCCGCTGGGAGGCAAATTTACGAGCAGCGCTGCGCCGCATGCCACTATGCCTATTCGTCGAGGAGTTTGCATGGGCCGGGCCTGGCGCGGCTTTACGAAAAAAAATATCTGCCCAGCGGATTGCCTGCGAATGACCGTTTCGTCGAGCAAACAATCATCAACGGCCGGAGGATGATGCCTGCCGAAGGTCTAGACTTCACTCCGCAACAACTTAGTGATTTGATCGCATATTTGCACACCCTTTAG
- a CDS encoding polymer-forming cytoskeletal protein has protein sequence MAMNDPMHSAPSSGATARLGASLHVKGEITGNEDLSVDGSVEGLIQLEERKLTVGASAKVTADIIAREVVVYGNVKGNLRARDRIEIKKDGSVVGDLTTARIMIEDGAYFKGSIEIDKTGDGSGDLDKSFARSSASKTAVSASD, from the coding sequence ATGGCAATGAACGACCCTATGCATTCAGCACCGTCGAGCGGCGCCACGGCGCGGCTTGGAGCAAGTCTGCACGTGAAGGGCGAAATCACTGGCAACGAAGATTTGAGCGTTGACGGCAGCGTTGAAGGATTGATCCAGCTCGAAGAGCGCAAGCTCACCGTTGGCGCCAGCGCGAAAGTGACGGCTGACATCATCGCCCGCGAAGTCGTTGTCTACGGCAACGTCAAGGGTAATCTGCGTGCGCGCGACCGCATCGAAATCAAGAAGGATGGCTCTGTCGTTGGAGATTTGACGACGGCGCGCATCATGATCGAAGATGGCGCTTATTTCAAAGGCTCGATCGAGATCGACAAGACCGGCGATGGTTCGGGCGACCTCGATAAGTCGTTTGCGCGTTCCAGCGCTTCGAAAACCGCCGTTTCCGCTTCGGACTAG